The Pseudomonas baetica genome includes a region encoding these proteins:
- a CDS encoding glycoside hydrolase family 19 protein, with amino-acid sequence MSITEQQLQSIMPNARRQAGVFVSALNAAMVHRQINTPKRQAAFLAQVGHESGQLQYVRELGGDQYLSKYDTGNLAAKLGNTPAADGDGQRYRGRGLIQVTGHDNYLRCSLALFGDERLLRTPELLELPQWAAESAAWFWSVNGLNALADQNEFNTITRRINGGLNGLQDRLELWGRARAVLCVSAN; translated from the coding sequence ATGTCCATCACTGAACAACAGCTGCAAAGCATCATGCCCAACGCCCGCCGCCAAGCGGGCGTTTTTGTATCCGCCCTCAATGCGGCCATGGTCCACCGTCAGATCAACACGCCGAAACGCCAAGCTGCGTTTCTGGCGCAAGTCGGTCACGAGTCGGGCCAGTTGCAGTACGTTCGGGAACTGGGCGGCGACCAGTACCTGAGCAAATACGACACCGGTAACCTTGCTGCAAAACTGGGCAACACGCCGGCAGCGGATGGTGATGGCCAGCGCTATCGCGGTCGCGGCCTGATCCAGGTCACTGGCCACGACAACTACCTACGCTGCAGCTTGGCGCTGTTCGGTGACGAGCGATTGCTGCGCACGCCTGAACTGCTGGAGCTGCCGCAGTGGGCCGCCGAGTCGGCCGCATGGTTCTGGTCCGTGAACGGGCTGAACGCGCTGGCCGATCAAAATGAATTCAACACAATCACCCGCAGGATCAACGGCGGCCTCAATGGCCTGCAGGATCGGCTGGAGTTGTGGGGGCGGGCGAGGGCGGTGCTATGCGTTTCGGCGAACTGA
- a CDS encoding lysis system i-spanin subunit Rz has protein sequence MRFGELIPAPYLLLVKGVLLVVLVGGSASITWQVQDWRYGKQLAEQARLHTETLNKLTQATIAQQRAEQDKRLALEQRLATSEQTHYRALSDVQRDQGRLRDRLATADLRLSVLLDATTGAGNGSLSASTATGSVVHGPTRAELDPAHAQRIVGITDYGDRGLIALAACQAYAKEVSTPK, from the coding sequence ATGCGTTTCGGCGAACTGATCCCGGCGCCGTATCTGCTGTTGGTAAAAGGAGTGCTGCTGGTCGTCTTGGTCGGTGGTTCTGCGTCCATTACCTGGCAAGTACAGGATTGGCGTTACGGCAAACAGCTCGCAGAGCAGGCCCGACTCCACACCGAAACCCTCAACAAGTTGACCCAGGCCACGATTGCGCAGCAGCGTGCCGAACAGGACAAGCGCCTTGCGCTCGAGCAGCGCCTGGCAACCAGTGAACAAACCCATTATCGAGCCTTGAGTGATGTCCAACGTGATCAAGGTCGCCTGCGCGACCGTCTTGCCACTGCTGATCTGCGCCTGTCAGTCCTACTCGATGCCACCACCGGCGCCGGCAACGGATCGCTGTCAGCCTCCACCGCCACCGGCAGCGTGGTTCATGGCCCCACAAGAGCCGAACTTGACCCAGCGCATGCTCAACGAATTGTCGGCATCACCGATTACGGCGACCGAGGACTGATTGCACTCGCCGCCTGTCAGGCATACGCGAAAGAAGTCTCAACACCGAAGTAA
- a CDS encoding Bax inhibitor-1/YccA family protein, translating to MREQDYAVNNSVQAEQLEVSRVLRNTYGLLALTLAFSGVMAFVAQQMRVGYPNIFVVLIGFYGLFFLTNKLRDSAWGLVSAFALTGFMGFLLGPILNRYLGMQGGAEVVSSAFAMTALVFGGLSAYVLITRKDMSFLGGFITAGFFVLLGATLASFFFQVSGLQLAISAGFVLFSSVCILFQTSAIIHGGERNYIMATISLYVSIYNLFISLLQIFGIMSRDD from the coding sequence ATGCGCGAACAGGATTACGCAGTTAATAACAGCGTGCAGGCTGAGCAGCTAGAGGTTAGCCGCGTCCTGCGCAACACTTATGGCCTACTGGCTCTGACCCTCGCATTCAGCGGCGTCATGGCTTTCGTCGCTCAGCAGATGCGTGTTGGCTACCCGAACATTTTCGTGGTGCTGATCGGCTTCTACGGGCTGTTCTTCCTCACCAACAAACTCCGTGATTCCGCGTGGGGCCTGGTGTCCGCTTTTGCGCTGACCGGTTTCATGGGTTTCCTGCTCGGCCCGATCCTCAACCGTTACCTGGGCATGCAGGGCGGCGCGGAAGTGGTCAGCTCGGCGTTCGCGATGACCGCGCTGGTGTTCGGTGGTCTTTCGGCCTACGTGCTGATCACCCGCAAGGACATGAGCTTCCTCGGTGGTTTCATCACCGCCGGTTTCTTCGTGTTGCTGGGTGCAACGCTGGCGAGCTTCTTCTTCCAGGTCAGCGGTCTGCAACTGGCGATCAGCGCAGGTTTCGTGCTGTTCTCGTCGGTCTGCATTCTGTTCCAGACCAGCGCCATCATTCATGGCGGCGAACGTAACTACATCATGGCGACCATCAGCCTGTATGTATCGATCTACAACCTGTTCATCAGCTTGTTGCAGATCTTCGGCATCATGAGCCGCGACGACTGA
- a CDS encoding YceK/YidQ family lipoprotein encodes MKTQAMLLAALALAGCGTVQTVMQSDEAAAKILREEKTYCGAVPRIYSGVTFDFCMMHAELRDGVDAFEYNNANFGMLVDAAASGVLDTLLLPYTIYKQHADGSIIVN; translated from the coding sequence ATGAAAACTCAGGCAATGCTGCTGGCGGCCCTGGCGCTTGCCGGTTGCGGGACAGTGCAGACCGTCATGCAGAGTGATGAGGCGGCGGCGAAGATCCTCAGGGAGGAGAAAACCTACTGCGGTGCCGTCCCGCGGATCTACAGCGGCGTGACTTTCGACTTTTGCATGATGCACGCAGAATTGCGCGACGGTGTGGATGCCTTTGAATACAACAACGCGAATTTCGGCATGCTGGTCGATGCCGCCGCCTCCGGGGTGCTCGATACCCTTCTACTGCCGTATACGATCTATAAACAGCATGCTGATGGCAGCATCATCGTCAATTGA
- a CDS encoding Lrp/AsnC family transcriptional regulator, which translates to MTDDIDQILISALMEDSRRSLKALAQLSGLSSPSVAERLRRLEERGVLKGYTVEIDPKCFGYQLQAIVRIRPLPGRLQEVERQILSIPEFTECDKVTGEDCFIARLHVRSMEQLDTLLDRLNTLAETNTAIVKKTPVKRRLPPMA; encoded by the coding sequence ATGACCGACGATATCGACCAGATTCTCATCAGTGCGCTGATGGAAGACTCACGCCGCTCGCTCAAGGCACTGGCGCAACTCAGCGGCCTGTCTTCGCCAAGCGTGGCCGAGCGTTTGCGTCGTCTCGAAGAGCGCGGGGTGCTCAAGGGCTACACCGTCGAGATCGACCCGAAATGCTTCGGCTATCAGTTACAGGCTATCGTCCGGATACGGCCGCTGCCGGGGCGTTTGCAAGAGGTCGAGCGGCAGATCCTGTCGATCCCCGAGTTCACCGAGTGCGACAAGGTGACCGGTGAAGACTGCTTCATCGCACGCTTGCATGTGCGCTCGATGGAACAACTCGACACCCTGCTCGACCGCCTCAATACGCTGGCCGAGACCAATACGGCGATCGTCAAGAAGACCCCGGTCAAGCGCCGGTTGCCGCCGATGGCATAA
- a CDS encoding DMT family transporter, with amino-acid sequence MDKTLRRGSFEMTAAMLISGTIGWFVLVSGQPVLDVVFWRCVFGAGTLLLICAAFGFLRPGILTRTTFLLAVLSGVAIVGNWVLLFASYSRASIAIGTAVYNVQPFMLVGLAALFLGEKITLQKLFWLVISFLGMLAIVSAHGGQGEGGGDYLQGIALALGAALLYAIAALIIKRLTGTPPHLIALVQVCTGVLLLAPFAHFHAMPQAQSAWFSLLTLGIVHTGLMYVLLYGAIQKLPTALTGALSFIYPIAAIFVDWFAFGHRLETLQWVGVAAILLATAGMQQGWGLKARAAVAARP; translated from the coding sequence ATGGACAAGACCCTGCGTCGCGGCTCGTTTGAAATGACTGCCGCCATGTTGATATCCGGGACGATCGGCTGGTTTGTGCTGGTCTCCGGGCAACCGGTGCTCGATGTGGTGTTCTGGCGCTGTGTGTTCGGCGCCGGGACGTTGCTGCTGATTTGCGCAGCATTCGGCTTTCTGCGTCCGGGCATTCTGACCCGCACGACGTTCCTGTTGGCGGTGCTCAGCGGGGTGGCCATTGTCGGCAACTGGGTACTGTTGTTCGCCTCGTATTCACGGGCTTCGATTGCCATCGGCACCGCGGTGTACAACGTCCAGCCGTTCATGCTGGTCGGTTTGGCGGCGCTGTTTCTTGGCGAGAAAATCACCCTGCAGAAGCTGTTCTGGCTGGTGATTTCCTTTCTCGGCATGCTGGCGATTGTCAGTGCCCATGGCGGGCAAGGCGAGGGTGGCGGCGACTACTTGCAGGGGATCGCTCTGGCACTGGGCGCGGCGCTTCTGTATGCCATCGCTGCGCTGATCATCAAGCGTCTGACCGGTACGCCGCCGCACCTGATCGCACTGGTTCAGGTCTGCACCGGGGTGCTGCTGCTCGCGCCGTTCGCGCACTTTCACGCGATGCCGCAGGCGCAGAGTGCCTGGTTCAGCCTGCTGACATTGGGCATCGTGCATACCGGCCTGATGTACGTGTTGCTCTACGGTGCCATTCAGAAACTGCCGACGGCACTGACCGGCGCGCTGTCATTCATCTACCCGATTGCCGCGATCTTCGTTGACTGGTTCGCCTTCGGCCATCGCCTCGAAACCCTGCAATGGGTTGGCGTGGCGGCGATCCTGCTGGCCACCGCCGGGATGCAACAGGGCTGGGGTTTGAAGGCGCGGGCCGCTGTAGCGGCGCGGCCCTAG
- a CDS encoding acyltransferase family protein gives MLFRKNINALRALAVLSVVLFHFKIPGFGGGFAGVDVFFVISGFLMTGLIFNGLQQQRFSLPGFYASRARRIIPALLTLCIVLLMFGYVYLPLEDFRETIRTLKSSLLFSSNFTFAKDGNYFDAPLHENWLLHTWSLSVEWQFYLLYPVLIMGFYKFLGAQKTRVALIALALLSFAASVVLSKTHPVFAFYMLPTRAWEMIAGGMVFLYPLRLGSRNGSICEGLGLLAIFTSVLCFSQDDLWPGYLALLPVLGTMLVIYGNTQSVFSRNHTMQFIGSISYSVYLWHWPLVVLLYLCGLLSSWPHVLGAIVLSLVLGALSYYLIESRVSKVTTAPRTLLKFASWTVAVIGLSALSASLVKKYPDARLAFVDLGQPEYTSKLYPQECYPNAYAAADCKLGTGDVSVILFGDSHAQSTAAAVQIDNPQAALSWSLGGCPALQNFAMRDKDLESKCRAFNHEKLQVLKDSFQEVPVVLFSRAALYADPSRNNPWRIHFPDSPLVGESAFIDAYITEYANTVCAIAENHPVYIVKPIPEMPFSVYKGLNLNQRLFQQTADISISLLDYGKRNRIANYTIETVARRCNASVIDPTPYLCPNGNCMGSRDGVPLYFDDNHLVDAGNQQLKGLFKGLIKPI, from the coding sequence ATGCTGTTCAGGAAGAATATCAACGCGTTACGCGCGCTCGCCGTGCTCTCGGTGGTGCTGTTTCATTTCAAGATCCCGGGTTTCGGCGGCGGATTTGCCGGCGTTGACGTATTTTTCGTCATTTCCGGTTTTCTGATGACCGGCCTCATCTTCAACGGCCTGCAACAACAGCGCTTTTCCCTGCCAGGTTTCTACGCGTCGCGGGCCAGACGGATCATTCCGGCGCTGCTGACCCTGTGCATCGTGCTGCTCATGTTCGGCTATGTGTACCTGCCGCTGGAAGACTTCCGCGAGACGATCAGAACCCTCAAAAGCAGCTTGCTGTTCAGCTCCAACTTCACCTTCGCCAAAGACGGCAACTACTTCGACGCCCCCCTGCACGAAAACTGGTTGTTGCACACCTGGTCACTGTCGGTCGAGTGGCAGTTCTATTTGCTCTATCCCGTGCTGATCATGGGCTTCTACAAATTCCTGGGTGCGCAAAAAACCCGGGTTGCCCTGATAGCGCTGGCCTTGTTGTCGTTCGCTGCCTCGGTGGTGCTGAGCAAGACTCATCCGGTCTTCGCCTTCTACATGCTGCCCACTCGCGCTTGGGAAATGATCGCCGGCGGGATGGTTTTTCTGTATCCGCTGCGTCTGGGCAGCCGCAACGGCTCGATCTGCGAGGGTTTGGGTCTGCTGGCGATTTTCACCAGTGTGCTGTGTTTCTCGCAGGATGATCTGTGGCCGGGTTATCTCGCACTGCTGCCGGTCCTCGGTACGATGCTGGTGATTTACGGCAATACGCAGTCGGTGTTCAGCCGCAATCACACGATGCAATTTATCGGCAGTATTTCTTACTCGGTTTACCTGTGGCACTGGCCGCTGGTGGTGCTCTTGTATCTGTGCGGTCTGTTGAGCAGTTGGCCTCATGTGCTGGGCGCGATCGTGCTTTCGTTGGTGCTCGGGGCCCTCTCGTACTACCTTATCGAATCGAGAGTCAGCAAAGTCACGACGGCGCCGCGGACACTGCTCAAATTTGCTTCGTGGACCGTGGCCGTCATCGGGCTGTCCGCCCTATCGGCCTCGCTGGTGAAGAAATACCCCGACGCCCGCCTCGCCTTCGTCGATCTTGGGCAACCGGAGTACACCAGCAAGCTCTATCCACAAGAGTGCTACCCCAATGCCTACGCAGCGGCGGACTGCAAATTGGGGACGGGTGATGTTTCGGTGATTCTGTTTGGCGACAGCCACGCCCAGTCTACGGCGGCGGCGGTGCAAATCGATAACCCGCAAGCCGCGTTGTCCTGGTCGCTTGGCGGTTGCCCGGCTTTGCAAAACTTCGCCATGCGCGACAAGGATCTGGAGAGCAAATGCCGCGCGTTCAACCACGAAAAGCTGCAAGTGCTGAAAGACTCGTTCCAGGAAGTGCCGGTGGTGCTGTTCAGTCGCGCAGCGCTGTATGCCGACCCGAGCAGAAACAACCCTTGGCGCATTCACTTCCCTGACAGCCCGCTGGTTGGCGAATCGGCGTTTATCGATGCTTACATCACCGAGTACGCCAATACCGTCTGCGCGATCGCTGAAAATCATCCGGTGTATATCGTCAAGCCAATTCCGGAAATGCCGTTCAGCGTCTATAAAGGCCTGAACTTGAACCAGCGCCTGTTCCAGCAGACGGCAGACATTTCGATTTCGCTGCTCGATTACGGGAAGCGCAACAGGATCGCCAACTACACCATTGAAACGGTCGCCCGGCGCTGCAACGCTTCAGTGATCGACCCGACGCCGTACCTGTGCCCGAACGGCAACTGCATGGGTTCCAGGGACGGTGTACCGCTGTACTTCGATGACAATCATCTGGTCGATGCGGGTAACCAGCAGCTCAAAGGTCTGTTCAAAGGCCTGATCAAGCCCATCTAG
- a CDS encoding FUSC family protein, which translates to MRRILRPLLDPYRRYRHARLIHAVRVALGLLATIVLTTGINLPHGEWASVTMLVVIGGLQHHGNIGKKAAERATGTLIGAGVGLVLVAQQALLGMPWLTYFAMAVVCGFFSYHAIGKGGYTALLAGITVFIVAGHGDNPITDGLWRGVDILIGIALALAFSFALPLYAVYSWRYNLADALRDCATLYGRIISGEAISADEHLKLMGRVSTVMVQLRSLMPSVSKEVKISMTELDAIQRNLRMCVSTLEILGNTRPNASDREAMAHLQSALKAEHRLIRVQLIGMARALKSGASKRLERPLELADASLDAPVYNALDGYRLLTRQLAANIGEMRQRLAKSAPRWNI; encoded by the coding sequence TTGCGCCGAATCCTGCGTCCGCTGCTGGACCCGTACCGGCGCTACCGCCACGCCCGATTGATCCATGCGGTGCGGGTGGCATTGGGGTTGCTGGCAACGATTGTGCTGACCACCGGCATCAACCTGCCCCACGGCGAGTGGGCGTCGGTGACCATGCTGGTGGTGATCGGCGGTTTGCAGCATCACGGCAACATCGGCAAGAAAGCCGCCGAACGCGCCACCGGCACGCTGATTGGCGCGGGCGTCGGTCTGGTGCTGGTGGCGCAGCAGGCGTTGCTCGGCATGCCGTGGCTGACCTACTTCGCCATGGCCGTGGTTTGCGGCTTCTTTTCCTATCACGCCATCGGCAAGGGCGGTTATACCGCCCTGCTCGCCGGCATCACCGTGTTCATTGTCGCCGGGCATGGCGACAACCCGATCACTGACGGTTTGTGGCGCGGAGTCGATATCCTGATTGGCATCGCCCTGGCTCTGGCGTTTTCCTTCGCCTTGCCGCTGTACGCGGTGTATTCGTGGCGCTACAACCTGGCGGACGCCCTGCGCGACTGCGCCACGTTGTATGGACGGATCATCAGCGGCGAAGCGATCAGCGCCGATGAGCATTTGAAGTTGATGGGGCGAGTCTCCACGGTGATGGTGCAACTGCGCTCGCTGATGCCGTCGGTGTCCAAGGAAGTGAAGATTTCCATGACGGAACTGGATGCGATTCAACGCAACTTGCGCATGTGCGTCAGCACGCTGGAGATCCTCGGCAACACTCGCCCGAATGCCAGCGACCGCGAAGCCATGGCCCATCTGCAGTCGGCGTTGAAGGCCGAGCACCGATTGATTCGCGTGCAACTGATCGGCATGGCGCGGGCCTTGAAATCCGGTGCTTCCAAGCGGTTGGAGCGGCCTCTGGAGTTGGCCGACGCCAGCCTTGATGCACCGGTCTATAACGCGCTGGACGGTTACCGATTGCTGACCCGGCAACTGGCGGCCAATATCGGCGAAATGCGCCAGCGCCTGGCCAAGTCGGCGCCGCGCTGGAACATCTGA
- a CDS encoding NADP-dependent glyceraldehyde-3-phosphate dehydrogenase: MTTANILGNLFPSVSDIPEKYRLDGQIEQREYLVDGQLRRWDGPLATVRSPVYLHSDNGDEQVILGSTPLLDADTALTALDAAVRAYDRGQGLWPTMRVAERIQHVEAFLGRMRQQRDAVVKLLMWEIGKNLKDSEKEFDRTCDYIVDTINALKELDRRSSRFELEQDTLGQIRRVPLGVALCMGPYNYPLNETFTTLIPALIMGNTVVFKPAKLGVLLIRPLLEAFRDSFPTGVINVIYGSGRETVSALMASGKIDIFAFIGTNKAASDLKKLHPKPHRLRAALGLDAKNPGIVLPEVDLDNAVSEAVTGSLSFNGQRCTALKILFVHEDVVDSFIEKFNARLATLKPGMPWDSGVSLTPLPESGKVDYLHGLVADARSKGAEVINPNGGESRESFFYPAVLYPVNPQMRVYQEEQFGPVVPIVPYRHLDTVIDYVLESDFGQQLSIFGTNPVAVGRLVDTFANQVGRINLNAQCQRGPDTYPFNGRKNSAEGTLSVHDALRVFSIRTLVATKFQDSNKDLISEIIRGRDSSFLTTDYIF, from the coding sequence ATGACCACAGCAAACATCCTTGGCAATCTGTTCCCTTCTGTCAGCGACATCCCGGAAAAGTACCGTCTCGACGGCCAGATCGAACAACGCGAATATCTGGTCGACGGCCAGTTGCGCCGCTGGGACGGCCCGCTCGCCACCGTGCGCAGCCCTGTCTATCTGCACAGCGACAACGGCGACGAACAAGTGATCCTCGGCAGCACGCCGCTGCTCGACGCCGACACCGCCCTCACCGCCCTCGATGCCGCCGTCCGCGCTTATGACCGTGGCCAGGGCCTGTGGCCGACCATGCGTGTGGCCGAGCGTATCCAGCACGTCGAAGCGTTCCTTGGCCGCATGCGCCAGCAGCGCGATGCGGTGGTCAAGTTGCTGATGTGGGAGATCGGCAAAAATCTCAAGGACTCGGAAAAAGAGTTCGATCGCACCTGCGACTACATCGTCGACACCATCAATGCCCTCAAAGAACTCGACCGCCGCTCCAGCCGTTTCGAACTGGAACAGGACACCCTCGGGCAGATCCGCCGCGTGCCGCTCGGCGTGGCACTGTGCATGGGGCCTTACAACTATCCGCTGAACGAGACGTTCACCACGCTGATCCCGGCGCTGATCATGGGCAACACCGTGGTGTTCAAACCGGCCAAGCTCGGCGTGTTGCTGATTCGTCCATTGCTTGAAGCGTTCCGCGACAGCTTCCCGACCGGTGTGATCAACGTGATCTACGGCAGCGGCCGCGAAACCGTCAGCGCACTGATGGCCAGCGGCAAGATCGACATCTTTGCATTCATCGGCACCAACAAGGCCGCCAGCGACCTGAAGAAGTTGCACCCCAAACCGCACCGCTTGCGTGCCGCATTGGGCCTGGACGCGAAGAACCCGGGTATCGTCCTGCCGGAAGTCGATCTGGACAACGCCGTCAGCGAAGCCGTCACCGGCTCGCTGTCGTTCAACGGCCAACGCTGCACCGCGCTGAAAATCCTCTTCGTGCATGAGGATGTGGTTGATAGCTTCATCGAAAAATTCAACGCCAGACTGGCCACGCTGAAACCGGGCATGCCATGGGACAGCGGTGTGTCGCTGACGCCGCTGCCGGAGTCAGGCAAGGTCGACTATCTGCATGGGCTGGTGGCCGATGCGCGCAGCAAGGGCGCTGAGGTGATCAACCCCAATGGCGGTGAATCGCGCGAATCGTTCTTTTATCCGGCGGTGCTGTACCCGGTGAATCCGCAGATGCGCGTGTATCAGGAAGAGCAGTTTGGCCCAGTGGTGCCGATCGTGCCGTACCGCCACCTCGATACCGTGATCGACTATGTGCTGGAGTCTGACTTCGGCCAGCAGTTGAGCATCTTCGGCACCAACCCGGTAGCTGTCGGCCGCCTCGTCGACACCTTTGCCAACCAGGTCGGGCGGATCAACCTCAATGCCCAGTGCCAGCGCGGCCCGGACACGTATCCGTTCAACGGTCGCAAGAACTCCGCTGAGGGCACGCTGTCGGTACACGATGCATTGCGGGTGTTTTCGATCCGCACCCTGGTGGCGACCAAATTCCAGGACAGCAACAAGGATCTGATCAGCGAGATCATTCGCGGGCGCGATTCGAGCTTCCTGACCACCGATTACATTTTCTGA